The genome window TTCCACGTAGAAAGGTCTGGAGTCCTCCCGAAAGGGAGGGTTGATAAACAGAACCTTGCTTTCGCAAGGACTCCACATCACAAACTATCTTTTAAATTGAGGCGGGTAATTTATGCTGTATATTTTAGGTTATTGGCTAACTTGGTTAACAGCTAAACTCCTGTTCCGTTTTCGAATTGAAGGAAGGAGAAATATTCCCCAAGGAGGAGCTATTATTGCTCCTAATCATGCCAGTTATTGGGACCCTCCTCTGGTGGGCGCAGCAATTGATAGATACCAAGTCTACTTTATGGCAAAAAGACAACTGTTCCGGTTCCCGATTTTCGGAACGGTTCTCAAGATGATACATACTTTTCCTGTAGATAGAGGAAAGATAGACATAGCTGCCTTCAGAAAGGCACTTAGAATTTTGAATGGGGGGAAAATCCTGGTGGTCTTCCCTGAAGGTAGTCGGGGAAAAGGAGGGCGCCTGAGATTTCCTCAACCCGGGGTTGCCTGGATAGCGCACAAGACCAAGTTTCCTGTCGTTCCTACCCTGGTTGTGAATACTCACAGGATAAAAGTTTTTCCCAGAGTAACTGTACGCTTTGGCTCACCTATATATTTCGAAACGGACCAAAGAGGGAAAAATGAAAAATCCCGCTACCGCAATTTCGCCCACAAAATAATGGAAGGAATAATAAAGTTAGACCGAGAAGAACAGTACCGATATGGAATATGAAATTGGAAATTTGGAATTTAAGAGATGCGACTTATTTTTGCTAAGAAACTGGGGTTTTGTTCGGGAGTAAGAAGGGCTATCTCTTTGGCGCAAAGTATACCAACAAGAGATAGTAAGAAAGGGACTGTCGCTACCCCGGTCTATACCTTAGGGCCACTAATTCATAATCCTCAGGAAGTCAAGCGCTTGGAAAGGCTGGGAGTAAAAGTTATCTCCAGCCTAAACCAGATTAAGACGGGAACTCTCATTGTGCCCTCTCATGGGTTACCTCAATCTATCTTGAAGAAAATAGAGAAAGCGCGACTTAAGTTGATAGATGCTACCTGTCCGTTCGTTAAACGGGCTCAATTGTTGGCAAAGAGCTTACATGAGAAAGGCTACCATGTAGTAATAGTTGGGCAGAAGTCTCATCCTGAAGTAATTTCATTGCTTTCTTTTGCCAATGGTGAAGCTTCTGTGGTGGAGACTCCTGGAGATGTGGGAAAGATTAACACAAGCAAAAAAACAGGAGTCATCAGCCAGACTACACAGTCGGTGGAAAGCTTCGAGAAGATTGTGAGAAGATTAAAGATAAAGAACAAACGGTTCAAAATTCATAACACTATTTGTAAAGAGACTTCCCAACGCCAGAAGGAGGCGAAAGGATTGGCGGAAAAGGCAGATCTCATGATTGTAATTGGCGGTAAAAATAGTGCCAATACTACCAGACTTTACAACATCTGTAAGAAGGTTACCCGTACTTACCATGTAGAATTGCCAGAGGAATTGAGACCCGGTTGGTTTAATAAAAAAGGAGTAGTAGGAATAACTTCAGGCACTTCCACTCCTGATTGGATAATTAAAAGTGTAATTAAAAGCTTGTTTAGGAGTAGCAGACTTTAGTCTGCGTTTAGATGATGGATACACAAAAAGAGAAAAATTACCATAACTCTAAAGATAGCTCTAAGATGGAAAAGTTATTAGACGACCTTGACAAAATCAAGGAAGGGAAAGTCGTTACCGGAAAGGTTGTCCAGATAAAAGGCGAATCTTTATTGGTCGATGTGGGCTTGAAGACTGAGGGAGTTCTCAGGAAAGAGGATGTAACCACTCCTTCCGGGAAATTAAAGGTAAAAGTTGGCGATAAAATCGAAGTCTTTCTGGAAAAAAGAGAAGATACCTTTGGACGACCTCTTATCTCCTTGAAGAAGGCGGAGGTTGCAAAGACCTGGGATAGAATTCGCGATGCTTACACCACACAGAGCGAAATACTTGGTAAAATAGTCAAAAAGATTAAAGGGGGTATGATGGTGGATCTGGGAGGCCCTGATTCTATTCTGGAGGAAGGAAAGGGGCTTGCTGAGGCTTTTATGCCTGCCTCTCAAGTTGGTTATCCTCCAGTAAAGGACCTGGATGGCGTTATTGGCCAGGTGGTGCCTCTAAGAGTAATCGAATTCAAACCAAAGAGGAATATCGTCGTCTCCTGGAGATTAGTAATTGAGGATGAGGTAAAGAAAAAAAGAGAAGAACTGTTAAACAGAATAAATATAGGAGACGTATTAAAAGGTAGTGTAAAGAATATCACCAAGTTTGGTGCATTTATTGACCTGGGTGGAATAGATGGACTCCTCCACATAGGCGACATAACCTGGGGTCGCCTGGGGAAGGTGGAGGATGCTTTGAAGATTGGCGAACAGTTGGACGTCAAAGTTCTCGCTTTCAACCGGGAGAAAGAGCAGATTTCATTGGGATTGAAACAGTTAGAGCCTCATCCCTGGGAAAATATTCGAGAGAAATATCCTGTTGATTCAACTCCCACGGGAAGAGTAACTGGCGTTCTTCCTTATGGTGCCTTTGTTGAACTGGAACCGGGAATAGAAGGCTTGATTCACGTCTCCGAGATGTCCTGGACGGAGAAAATAAGGCATCCCCGCGAAGTATTGAAAGTAGGAGACATGGTCAAAGTTAGAGTACTCAATGTAGATGAAAAAAACAGGAAATTATCTATTGGACTGAAACAGATACAACCCAATCCCTGGGCTCAGGCAAAAGAAAAGTATCCATCGGGGACAAGACTCACCGGAACTATTACCCATCTGGCACCTTTTGGTGCTTTTGTCAAATTAGAAGAAGGAATCGAAGGGATGATTCATGTTTCAGATATTTACTGGACAAAGAGACTGAGACATCCTGGACAGGTGCTCAAGGTGGGCGACCAAGTGGAAGCAGTGGTTCTGGATATAAATGTTGAGGCTGAGAAAATATCTCTGGGATTGAAACAGAAATCGAAAAACCCATACGAGAAGTATTTTGTAGGGAGTAATGTTCAAGGGAAAGTCGTTCATCTCACCAATTTTGGAGCTTTTGTAGAATTGGAACCGGACATCAAAGGGCTAATTCATATTTCCCAGGCGGGTAAGGAGAAAATTAAAGATATAAAAGAGGTTTTAAAGGTGGGAGATAAAGTCTGGACAAAAATTATTAAAGTCGATACCCAGCAGATGATAATCGATTTGAGTATTAAGGAGTATATCAAAGCACAGGAAAAAGCGGAGGTGGAAAAGTATATTGAACAGGAAATCCCGGGAACTACTATTGGCGAAATAATCAGTGAAAAATTGGACAATTCAGACAATTCAGAAAATGAGGAATAACTTGAAAAAAAAATTTCTCCTCTTTGTCTGCCTTTCATTTTCTCTCCTGTTTTTGAGAAAGCCTCTATCCTATTCGGACGTCTCCTTCGGTAAGAACAAGGTAATCGTTGATCAACACACCTGGCATATTGCAGAGACCGAACATTTCCAAATTTACCATTATCCTGAAGAGAGGCATCTAATTCCTAAAGTAAGCAAGATGCTGGAAAAAGCTTACGAAAAGGTTACCAGTGACTTTAATACCAGTATAGAAAAGAAAACACCTTTCTTCTTATATATGACACATAACCACTTTGAGCAGAATAACATTGCCAGTACCGGAGAGGGTGTCGGTGGTTTCTCCGAGCCCTATAAGAACAGGTTTGTAATTCCTATAACCGGTTCGGATAAAGAACTGGAACATGTGATTACTCATGAGTTCACCCATATTGCAATTTTCAATATCTGGTATGGTGGGTTCTGGAAATCGGCCAGTCTGATGAGATTTGTCTTCTATCCCTTGTGGATAATTGAAGGATTGTCAGAATATGAGAGTAAAGAAGAATGGGAAACTTATGACCATATGCTTTTAAGGGACGTTGCTATTTCCGATATGATAATTCCCCTGGGTAAGTTACACAGTTTCAATCATTTGAAAATGCATCAGATCTCCTTAGGGTATCAAGAGGGACACAGTGCAATCAGTTTTTTAGCAGAAGAATACGGAGAGGATAAAGTTCCTAAATTGATTAAGGATCTTCGGGAAAGCCTGGACATAAATGGAGTTTTTTTGCACACAATCGACACTGACTTATATAGTTTTGACAAAAAATGGCAGAAATATATGAAGGAAAAATATCAACAGGAAGCAGAAGGAAAGGAAGAGGCTGAAATTTATGGGAAGAAACTTACAGAAAATGCCGAGTTCAACGGCCCTCCGGTTCTCTCTCCCGACGGAAAGAGAATAGCTTTCATTTCTACCCGTAACGGATATGGCGACCTGTTTGTGATGAACGTTGACGGAACGAGCCAAGAATCGATTCTAAAATCGGGGATTGGGAAGAGTCTGGATGTCATCCACTACGAAGGACACGCTATTTCCTGGTCCCCGGATGGAGAAAAAATTGCTTTTGCAGGAGAGAAAAGAGAGAAAGATTATCTTTATATAATTAATCTCAGAAAAAATAAGCTAAAGAAACTTCGTCTACCTCTGGAAGTTCTAAAATTCCCTTGTTTTTCGCGCCAAGGGGATAAGATTGTTTTTGTGGGAATGGAAGGAGGTATAAACGACCTCTACTTAGTGGATGCCAATGGGAAGAACCTGGAGAAGTTAACCAGCGATGAGTTCGATGACAATTATCCTGTCTTTTCTCCTGATGATAAGAAAATTGTATATGTCTCTGAAAGGGAGAAACAGAAAGACCTCTTTCTTTTGGATATGGAAACTCTTGCAATTACCCGATTGACTTCCACTCCCAGTGACGAGATTGATCCCTGCTGGGCACCTGATGGTGATAGTATCATCTATATTGGCGATTATTCAGGAATTTATAACATTTACCGCATGGACTTAAGCGATCTCGGAGAAGATATTCAGGAAGAGAATCCGGAACTGGACATTTTCCAATTGACTGATGTCAAAGTAGGAATTTTTACTCCGGAGATATCTCCCGACGGAGAGCATCTACTTTTCGTTTCTTATCGGCATGGAGAGATGAACATTCACCGTGGAGAATTTCCCCGGGAAGAGGTGTTTGTAAAAAAATTGAAGGGAAGAAAAGAGAAAGGGGAAACATCCATAGCCCAATTGCCTCAAGAGCCCACTGGACCCATCATAAGCCCCTATCCCTCTCCAGTGACCAGGATTTATCCCTATAGATTCAAGGCATCCACAGATCTCATTTTTCCTATGCTTTTTTATTCCACAACAGAAGGTCTGTATACAGCTGGATACTGGCAGGCAAGTGATATGCTGGGAAACCATGGGATGACCTCTTATGTGGAGTATGCCTCGGAATATGACTGGCTAACCTATCAAGTAGGTTATATTTATCAAAGGTGGCGGCCTGCTTTAGGCTTTTTCGCTTATGGAAAGACGAGACGCGAATCTGAAGGCGATGATAATAATACAGTCCATACCAGTGAATTTGCCGAAGAGATGATGGTCAGTTATCCTTTTGACCGTTTCCGGCGGGTAGACCTGGGACTTATTACTGAGTCTAAGCGAGAGTGGAATGGAGATAATATCAGAACCCGGGAGAACGGGGTTGCTCTTTCTCTGGTAAGGGATACAACCCAGGGAAAGATTCTGGACATAATGAGCGGTAGCAGGGCCAATTTTACGGTTTATCAAGCATTTAAAGCGCTCGATGGAGACCTCGATTATATAAAGTATATCCTCGATGCCAGGAAATATTTCAAATTATCCGAACGCAATGTTTTAGCATTTAGATTTCTGGGAAGGCTAAGCCAGGGAAAGGATAGAGAAGAACCCTCTTTAGGGGGAGAGAGTAAGTTACGCGGCCTTTCTAAGGGTTACTCCTCGGGGAGCAGGTTAGCCCTGATTAATGCTGAGTGGAGGTTTATGCTCTTTCCGGAAATAAATTGGAGGTTCAGACTTCTCTGGCCGGAGATATATTTAAAGAGCCTGCAATTTTGTCTTTTTACCGATTCAGGAGCAGCGTGGAACGAGCCTGAGGAGATAAGAACAATTTCAGATATAAAAAACACAATTGGAATAGGAGTAAGAATAAACACTTTCCTCATCCAGATGTTTCCCTTTACACTCAGGTTAGATTATGGCTGGCGGACGGATAAATTCAGTGGAAAATTCTATTTTTCTCTGGGTCCCACTTTTTAAATATTGTAATTATGGTTTGGTCGCGTAGGGGCGACCGCAATTTATCCCGATACATCGGGATGGTCGCCCAAGGGCTTTATGCCCGTAAGAA of bacterium contains these proteins:
- a CDS encoding lysophospholipid acyltransferase family protein; this translates as MLYILGYWLTWLTAKLLFRFRIEGRRNIPQGGAIIAPNHASYWDPPLVGAAIDRYQVYFMAKRQLFRFPIFGTVLKMIHTFPVDRGKIDIAAFRKALRILNGGKILVVFPEGSRGKGGRLRFPQPGVAWIAHKTKFPVVPTLVVNTHRIKVFPRVTVRFGSPIYFETDQRGKNEKSRYRNFAHKIMEGIIKLDREEQYRYGI
- a CDS encoding 4-hydroxy-3-methylbut-2-enyl diphosphate reductase, coding for MRLIFAKKLGFCSGVRRAISLAQSIPTRDSKKGTVATPVYTLGPLIHNPQEVKRLERLGVKVISSLNQIKTGTLIVPSHGLPQSILKKIEKARLKLIDATCPFVKRAQLLAKSLHEKGYHVVIVGQKSHPEVISLLSFANGEASVVETPGDVGKINTSKKTGVISQTTQSVESFEKIVRRLKIKNKRFKIHNTICKETSQRQKEAKGLAEKADLMIVIGGKNSANTTRLYNICKKVTRTYHVELPEELRPGWFNKKGVVGITSGTSTPDWIIKSVIKSLFRSSRL
- a CDS encoding 30S ribosomal protein S1 — translated: MEKLLDDLDKIKEGKVVTGKVVQIKGESLLVDVGLKTEGVLRKEDVTTPSGKLKVKVGDKIEVFLEKREDTFGRPLISLKKAEVAKTWDRIRDAYTTQSEILGKIVKKIKGGMMVDLGGPDSILEEGKGLAEAFMPASQVGYPPVKDLDGVIGQVVPLRVIEFKPKRNIVVSWRLVIEDEVKKKREELLNRINIGDVLKGSVKNITKFGAFIDLGGIDGLLHIGDITWGRLGKVEDALKIGEQLDVKVLAFNREKEQISLGLKQLEPHPWENIREKYPVDSTPTGRVTGVLPYGAFVELEPGIEGLIHVSEMSWTEKIRHPREVLKVGDMVKVRVLNVDEKNRKLSIGLKQIQPNPWAQAKEKYPSGTRLTGTITHLAPFGAFVKLEEGIEGMIHVSDIYWTKRLRHPGQVLKVGDQVEAVVLDINVEAEKISLGLKQKSKNPYEKYFVGSNVQGKVVHLTNFGAFVELEPDIKGLIHISQAGKEKIKDIKEVLKVGDKVWTKIIKVDTQQMIIDLSIKEYIKAQEKAEVEKYIEQEIPGTTIGEIISEKLDNSDNSENEE
- a CDS encoding BamA/TamA family outer membrane protein, with translation MKKKFLLFVCLSFSLLFLRKPLSYSDVSFGKNKVIVDQHTWHIAETEHFQIYHYPEERHLIPKVSKMLEKAYEKVTSDFNTSIEKKTPFFLYMTHNHFEQNNIASTGEGVGGFSEPYKNRFVIPITGSDKELEHVITHEFTHIAIFNIWYGGFWKSASLMRFVFYPLWIIEGLSEYESKEEWETYDHMLLRDVAISDMIIPLGKLHSFNHLKMHQISLGYQEGHSAISFLAEEYGEDKVPKLIKDLRESLDINGVFLHTIDTDLYSFDKKWQKYMKEKYQQEAEGKEEAEIYGKKLTENAEFNGPPVLSPDGKRIAFISTRNGYGDLFVMNVDGTSQESILKSGIGKSLDVIHYEGHAISWSPDGEKIAFAGEKREKDYLYIINLRKNKLKKLRLPLEVLKFPCFSRQGDKIVFVGMEGGINDLYLVDANGKNLEKLTSDEFDDNYPVFSPDDKKIVYVSEREKQKDLFLLDMETLAITRLTSTPSDEIDPCWAPDGDSIIYIGDYSGIYNIYRMDLSDLGEDIQEENPELDIFQLTDVKVGIFTPEISPDGEHLLFVSYRHGEMNIHRGEFPREEVFVKKLKGRKEKGETSIAQLPQEPTGPIISPYPSPVTRIYPYRFKASTDLIFPMLFYSTTEGLYTAGYWQASDMLGNHGMTSYVEYASEYDWLTYQVGYIYQRWRPALGFFAYGKTRRESEGDDNNTVHTSEFAEEMMVSYPFDRFRRVDLGLITESKREWNGDNIRTRENGVALSLVRDTTQGKILDIMSGSRANFTVYQAFKALDGDLDYIKYILDARKYFKLSERNVLAFRFLGRLSQGKDREEPSLGGESKLRGLSKGYSSGSRLALINAEWRFMLFPEINWRFRLLWPEIYLKSLQFCLFTDSGAAWNEPEEIRTISDIKNTIGIGVRINTFLIQMFPFTLRLDYGWRTDKFSGKFYFSLGPTF